The Blattabacterium cuenoti genome includes a region encoding these proteins:
- the map gene encoding type I methionyl aminopeptidase, translating into MIRLKTIEEIILIKKSAFLASKTLGMLAKEVKPGVNTLYLDKLAENFIRDHGGKPAFLGLYDFPNTLCVSPNHQVVHGIPNREPLSEGDILSIDCGVYMNGFYGEHAYTFEVGNVSADIKKFLDCSKKSLYIGISKCLTGNHIGDIGFSIQSYIEKCGYNVVKDLVGHGIGKKMHEDPQVPNFGKKGKGFPLKNGLVLSVEPMVNLGSSEIFFHKDQWTITTLDEKISSHYEHNIAIVDGSPCLLSTFRYIYKELNVQSFEETPFQNKKINIDNF; encoded by the coding sequence TTGATACGTTTAAAAACGATAGAAGAAATAATATTAATCAAAAAGAGTGCCTTTTTGGCTTCTAAAACATTGGGAATGTTAGCTAAAGAAGTTAAACCTGGTGTAAATACTCTTTATTTAGATAAACTTGCAGAAAATTTTATTCGAGATCACGGTGGCAAACCAGCTTTTTTAGGATTGTATGACTTTCCAAATACTTTATGTGTTTCTCCAAATCATCAAGTAGTTCATGGAATCCCTAATAGAGAACCTTTGTCTGAAGGAGATATTCTATCTATAGATTGTGGCGTTTATATGAATGGATTCTATGGAGAACATGCTTATACTTTTGAAGTTGGAAATGTTTCTGCCGACATAAAAAAATTTCTTGATTGTTCTAAAAAATCTCTTTATATTGGAATCTCCAAATGTTTAACCGGAAATCATATTGGGGATATAGGTTTTTCTATACAATCTTACATTGAAAAATGTGGATACAATGTTGTAAAGGATCTTGTAGGTCATGGTATCGGGAAAAAAATGCATGAAGATCCTCAAGTTCCTAATTTTGGAAAAAAAGGAAAAGGTTTTCCATTAAAAAATGGATTGGTACTTTCTGTAGAACCTATGGTTAATTTAGGCTCTTCCGAAATTTTTTTTCATAAAGATCAATGGACTATTACTACTTTAGATGAAAAAATATCTTCTCATTATGAACATAACATCGCTATTGTAGATGGATCTCCTTGTTTACTTTCTACTTTTCGTTATATTTACAAAGAACTTAATGTTCAATCATTTGAAGAAACCCCTTTTCAAAACAAAAAAATTAATATTGATAATTTTTAA
- the gpmI gene encoding 2,3-bisphosphoglycerate-independent phosphoglycerate mutase: MKKLMLIILDGWGISSSINSSAIEQANTPFINYCSNHFPFSKLEASGSYVGLPKGQMGNSEVGHISLGSGRKVIQSLEKINISIESGFFRKKVSAIFDKICLSKKRIHFIGLLSDGGVHSHMNHLFILLKVACEKKIKDVFIHVFTDGRDSSPKKSIFYINELIKKTKKYVGKLSSVIGRYYSMDRDHRWERTKKAYNAMVYSKGIYTKNIFSSIEESYKNGVTDEFLPPLIITDNEGSPISKIEDGDVVFCFNFRPDRSRQITELFIGYNSFLDIRKINLSNYISMTCFNSKYKDIHVLFEKDCLSETLGEILEKEGKKQIRIAETEKYPHVTFFFSGGREVPFDKETRILCESPKVSTYDLKPEMSAKNIVKKIIPELKKKNSDFICLNFANPDMVGHTGKMKETIKACEYVDKCTKLCSEEAIKNSYTVVIVGDHGNADYMINPDGSPNTAHTTSLVPFILLDQDIKKQNSLLKDRGSLSDVAPTILQLMKLPIPHVMSGTSIIRKCRKK; this comes from the coding sequence ATGAAAAAACTAATGTTAATAATTTTGGATGGTTGGGGAATTTCTTCTTCCATAAATTCTTCTGCTATAGAACAAGCTAATACTCCGTTTATTAATTATTGCTCAAATCACTTTCCTTTTAGCAAATTGGAAGCTTCAGGATCTTATGTAGGATTACCTAAAGGACAAATGGGAAATTCTGAAGTAGGTCACATAAGTTTAGGATCTGGACGAAAAGTTATTCAAAGTTTAGAAAAAATAAATATATCTATTGAAAGTGGTTTTTTCAGAAAAAAAGTCAGCGCTATTTTTGATAAAATTTGTCTATCAAAAAAAAGAATTCATTTCATTGGATTATTATCTGATGGAGGGGTGCATTCCCACATGAATCATCTTTTTATTTTACTTAAAGTAGCTTGTGAAAAAAAAATAAAAGATGTTTTTATACATGTTTTTACAGATGGTAGGGACTCTTCACCAAAAAAGAGTATTTTTTATATCAATGAACTAATAAAAAAAACTAAAAAATACGTTGGTAAATTATCTTCTGTTATTGGAAGATATTATTCAATGGATCGTGATCATAGATGGGAAAGAACTAAAAAAGCATATAATGCAATGGTTTATTCAAAAGGAATTTATACTAAAAATATTTTTTCTTCTATAGAAGAATCATATAAAAATGGAGTGACCGATGAGTTTCTCCCTCCTTTAATAATTACTGACAATGAAGGATCCCCTATTTCAAAAATAGAAGATGGAGATGTTGTTTTTTGTTTCAACTTTCGACCAGACCGTTCTAGACAAATAACAGAACTTTTTATTGGATATAATTCTTTTTTAGATATAAGAAAGATAAATTTATCTAATTATATATCTATGACTTGTTTTAATTCTAAATATAAAGATATTCATGTTCTTTTTGAAAAAGATTGTTTATCAGAAACATTAGGTGAAATTTTGGAAAAAGAAGGGAAAAAACAGATTCGTATAGCTGAAACAGAAAAATATCCGCATGTTACTTTCTTTTTCTCGGGAGGGAGAGAAGTCCCTTTTGATAAAGAAACTAGAATTCTATGTGAATCCCCTAAAGTCTCTACTTATGATTTAAAACCTGAGATGAGCGCAAAGAATATTGTGAAGAAAATTATTCCTGAATTAAAAAAAAAAAATTCAGATTTTATTTGCTTAAATTTTGCAAATCCAGATATGGTGGGGCATACTGGGAAAATGAAAGAGACAATAAAAGCTTGTGAATATGTTGATAAATGCACAAAACTTTGTTCTGAAGAAGCAATAAAAAATTCATATACAGTTGTTATAGTAGGAGATCATGGAAATGCAGATTACATGATTAACCCCGATGGAAGTCCTAATACAGCTCATACTACATCTTTAGTCCCCTTTATTCTTTTAGATCAAGACATTAAAAAACAAAATTCTTTATTGAAAGATAGAGGATCCTTATCAGATGTAGCTCCTACTATACTTCAATTAATGAAATTACCTATCCCTCATGTAATGAGTGGAACTTCTATTATTAGAAAATGTAGAAAAAAATAA
- the tsf gene encoding translation elongation factor Ts: protein MNISVSQINKLRKLTGVGIMDCKKALVDSNGNIDEATLLLRKKGEKVAVNRSSFQMKEGAVVSSISSDYSSGTIIGLSCETDFLSKSHEFLSFLSMLSKKSLSCHTKEDFLSSFFHEDNSVQEMIVNHMGLVGEKLELKIFEKIDSPFVADYTHNNHKIATLVGFSSKINISVARNIAMHITAMNPIAVNEEEIPNILMEREIDIIKNQVKKEIKLKNTEIMEKIIQGKIKKFVLNNTLLNQKFIKNNKINIQEYLNEFHNNIKINLFRRVSI from the coding sequence ATGAATATTTCTGTATCTCAAATTAATAAACTTAGAAAGTTGACAGGTGTTGGAATAATGGATTGCAAAAAAGCGTTAGTTGATTCCAACGGAAATATAGACGAAGCTACTCTTCTTTTAAGAAAAAAGGGAGAAAAAGTAGCAGTCAATCGATCATCCTTTCAAATGAAAGAAGGCGCTGTTGTTTCTTCTATAAGTTCTGATTATTCTTCTGGAACAATTATAGGTCTTAGTTGTGAAACAGATTTTCTATCTAAGAGTCACGAATTTTTAAGTTTTTTATCTATGTTATCTAAAAAATCTTTATCATGTCATACTAAAGAAGATTTTTTATCCAGTTTTTTTCATGAAGATAACAGTGTTCAAGAGATGATCGTCAATCATATGGGGCTCGTAGGTGAAAAATTAGAATTAAAAATTTTTGAAAAAATAGATTCTCCATTTGTCGCAGATTATACTCACAACAATCATAAAATTGCAACATTAGTTGGATTTTCTTCTAAAATAAATATATCTGTAGCTAGAAATATAGCAATGCATATTACAGCCATGAATCCTATAGCTGTAAATGAGGAAGAAATTCCAAATATACTCATGGAAAGAGAAATAGATATTATTAAAAATCAAGTTAAAAAAGAAATAAAATTAAAAAATACGGAAATAATGGAAAAAATCATCCAAGGAAAAATTAAAAAATTTGTTTTAAATAATACATTACTGAATCAGAAATTTATAAAGAACAATAAAATAAATATTCAGGAATATTTGAATGAATTTCACAATAATATAAAAATAAATCTTTTCAGAAGAGTGAGTATTTAA
- the rpsB gene encoding 30S ribosomal protein S2: MKINTQDLLKAGVHFGHIARKWNPNMRPFIFMKKRGIHIIDLSKTISKLEEACNGLKKIATTGKKILLVGTKAQAKEKVSSYAKSINMPCVTERWLGGLLTNFTTIRKSVKKMNGIEKMKKNGTFNTLSKKERLLINRLHEKLHKNLGSISNMSHIPGGIFLVDPNKEKIALTEAKKLSIPIFAMVDTNTDPNGIHYPIPSNDDSSKSINIILKFVTEAIKNGILINRNEREEKNYTNKKP, from the coding sequence ATGAAAATTAATACTCAAGATTTGTTGAAAGCTGGTGTTCATTTTGGACATATTGCACGAAAGTGGAATCCAAATATGCGTCCTTTTATTTTTATGAAAAAAAGGGGAATTCATATTATTGATTTATCAAAAACAATTTCTAAATTGGAAGAAGCTTGTAATGGATTAAAAAAAATAGCAACAACTGGAAAAAAAATATTGTTGGTAGGAACTAAAGCTCAGGCTAAAGAAAAAGTTTCTTCTTATGCGAAAAGTATAAATATGCCTTGTGTAACAGAAAGATGGTTAGGTGGATTGTTGACGAATTTCACAACCATTCGGAAATCTGTTAAAAAGATGAATGGTATAGAAAAAATGAAAAAGAATGGAACTTTTAACACTTTGTCCAAAAAAGAAAGACTATTAATTAATCGATTGCATGAAAAATTACATAAAAATTTAGGGAGTATTTCAAACATGAGTCATATACCAGGTGGTATTTTTTTAGTAGATCCAAATAAAGAAAAAATAGCATTGACAGAAGCTAAAAAATTGAGTATTCCCATATTTGCTATGGTAGATACAAACACGGATCCTAATGGAATTCATTATCCTATTCCTTCTAATGATGATTCATCCAAATCTATAAATATTATTTTGAAATTTGTGACAGAAGCCATAAAAAATGGAATTTTAATCAACAGAAATGAACGTGAAGAAAAAAATTATACAAATAAAAAACCATGA
- the rpsI gene encoding 30S ribosomal protein S9: MIHTIGRRKRSLARVYLKIGNGLITINSKKLDQYFPKYVHQKVLYPIKIIDKLDQFDMNIKVIGGGFNGQAEAICLAISRALCQFDLKHRSKLKDKGLLTRDSREVERKKFGQKKARKKYQFSKR; the protein is encoded by the coding sequence ATGATACATACTATAGGAAGAAGAAAAAGATCTCTTGCTCGTGTTTATTTGAAAATAGGGAATGGATTAATAACTATTAATTCCAAAAAATTGGATCAGTATTTTCCAAAATATGTTCACCAAAAAGTTTTATATCCTATTAAGATTATTGATAAGTTGGATCAATTTGATATGAATATAAAAGTTATTGGTGGAGGGTTTAATGGACAAGCAGAAGCAATTTGCCTTGCGATATCTCGTGCCCTTTGTCAATTTGATCTAAAACATAGAAGTAAATTAAAAGATAAAGGATTATTAACTCGCGATTCTAGAGAAGTTGAGAGAAAAAAATTTGGTCAAAAAAAAGCTAGAAAAAAATACCAATTTTCAAAACGTTAA
- the rplM gene encoding 50S ribosomal protein L13 yields the protein MDPLSLKTTSSKKKSIVKSWVIMDATNQILGRFSSRIASIIIGKHKPFFSPHVECGDHVVVINSNNIRLTGKKWDQKKYIRYTGYPGGKKVTLVKNLFNKDSRNLIYKAVKGMLPKNRLGRSILKNLHVYQKSIHKHEAQKPILFKDN from the coding sequence ATGGATCCGTTAAGTTTAAAAACTACTTCGTCCAAAAAAAAATCGATAGTAAAGTCATGGGTAATAATGGACGCGACCAATCAAATTCTTGGGAGGTTTTCTTCTAGAATAGCTTCTATTATAATAGGAAAACATAAACCTTTTTTTTCTCCACATGTAGAGTGCGGAGATCATGTAGTTGTTATCAATTCTAATAATATTAGACTCACTGGAAAAAAATGGGATCAGAAAAAATATATCCGTTATACTGGATATCCTGGAGGAAAAAAAGTAACTCTTGTTAAGAATTTGTTTAATAAAGATTCAAGGAATTTGATATACAAAGCAGTAAAAGGAATGCTTCCTAAAAATCGTTTAGGTCGTTCAATTTTGAAAAATCTTCATGTATATCAGAAATCCATTCACAAACATGAAGCTCAAAAACCTATCTTATTTAAAGATAATTAA
- the dnaK gene encoding molecular chaperone DnaK — protein sequence MSKIIGIDLGTTNSCVAVMEINDPIVIPNSEGKRTTPSIVAFVDGGERKIGDPAKRQAVTNPQKTIFSIKRFMGRMYSEVTEELKHIPYKVIKGGNNTPRVDIEKRLYAPQEISAMILQKMKKTAEDYLGEEVNRAVITVPAYFNDAQRQATKEAGEIAGLKVERIINEPTAAALAYGLDKTNQNKKIVVYDLGGGTFDVSILELGDGVFEVLSTNGDTHLGGDDFDQVIIDHLANEFKSKEGLDLRKDPMALQRLKEASEKAKIELSSSNQTEINLPYITATGSGPKHLVIPLTRAKFEQLSEKLIQRSINPCSKALKDANLSTKDIDEVILVGGSTRIPKVQEEVERFFKKKPSKGVNPDEVVAIGAAIQGGVLTGDVQNVLLLDVTPLSLGIETLGGVFTKLIESNTTIPTKKSETFSTASDNQSAVTIRVGQGERPMFNDNKEIGRFDLVDIPPAPRGIPQIEVTFDIDANGILNVSAKDKGTGKEQSIRIETSSGLNQEEIEKMKREAEENSQKDDKIKKEIEKLNSADNQIFQSEKQLKDYGDKLSEDNRKNIEISLEELKKAHSKKDFVSIDKYMKKLNEAWTNASQELYTKKNNSESDKKENDKKSNNKGNENVQDVDYEEVK from the coding sequence ATGAGTAAAATTATAGGAATAGATTTAGGAACAACAAATTCTTGTGTTGCGGTCATGGAAATTAATGATCCTATTGTTATACCTAATTCAGAAGGAAAAAGAACTACTCCATCTATAGTTGCTTTTGTAGATGGAGGAGAAAGAAAAATAGGAGATCCAGCAAAAAGACAAGCGGTTACTAATCCACAAAAAACTATTTTTTCAATTAAACGATTTATGGGAAGAATGTATTCCGAAGTTACAGAAGAATTAAAACATATCCCATACAAAGTCATAAAAGGAGGAAATAATACGCCTCGTGTAGATATAGAAAAAAGATTGTATGCTCCTCAGGAAATATCAGCAATGATTTTACAAAAAATGAAAAAAACAGCTGAAGATTATCTTGGAGAAGAAGTTAATAGAGCAGTAATCACTGTTCCAGCTTATTTCAACGATGCGCAAAGACAAGCTACTAAAGAAGCAGGAGAAATAGCAGGATTAAAAGTAGAACGAATTATCAATGAACCTACTGCAGCGGCATTGGCTTATGGGTTAGACAAAACCAATCAAAATAAAAAAATAGTCGTATATGATTTAGGAGGAGGAACTTTTGATGTTTCTATTTTGGAATTAGGAGATGGAGTTTTTGAAGTTCTTTCTACAAACGGGGACACTCACTTAGGTGGAGATGATTTCGATCAAGTAATAATTGATCATCTTGCAAATGAATTTAAATCTAAAGAAGGGTTGGATCTTAGAAAAGATCCTATGGCTTTACAACGTTTAAAAGAAGCTTCTGAAAAAGCAAAAATAGAATTATCTTCTTCTAATCAAACAGAAATCAATCTTCCATATATCACAGCAACTGGATCTGGTCCTAAGCATCTAGTTATTCCCTTAACTAGAGCAAAATTTGAGCAACTATCAGAAAAATTAATACAACGTTCTATAAATCCTTGTTCTAAAGCTTTAAAAGATGCAAATTTAAGTACTAAAGATATAGACGAAGTTATTTTAGTAGGTGGGTCTACTCGCATTCCTAAAGTACAAGAAGAAGTAGAAAGATTTTTCAAAAAAAAACCGTCTAAAGGAGTAAATCCAGATGAAGTCGTTGCTATTGGAGCTGCTATACAAGGAGGTGTTTTAACTGGAGATGTACAAAATGTATTGTTATTAGATGTAACTCCTTTATCTTTAGGAATTGAAACCTTAGGAGGTGTCTTTACGAAACTTATTGAATCTAATACAACGATTCCTACTAAAAAATCTGAAACTTTTTCTACAGCTTCTGACAATCAATCAGCAGTCACTATACGTGTTGGACAAGGAGAAAGACCAATGTTTAATGATAATAAAGAGATAGGTCGATTTGATTTAGTTGATATTCCACCAGCTCCTAGAGGAATCCCTCAAATAGAAGTAACTTTTGATATAGACGCTAACGGCATACTTAATGTATCTGCAAAAGATAAAGGGACAGGGAAAGAACAATCTATACGTATTGAAACTTCTTCAGGGTTGAATCAAGAAGAAATAGAAAAAATGAAAAGAGAAGCGGAAGAAAATTCTCAAAAAGATGATAAAATAAAAAAAGAAATAGAAAAATTAAATTCTGCTGATAATCAAATATTCCAATCTGAAAAACAGTTGAAAGACTATGGAGATAAATTATCAGAAGATAATAGAAAGAATATAGAAATTTCGTTAGAAGAATTAAAAAAAGCTCATTCTAAAAAAGATTTTGTTTCTATTGATAAATACATGAAAAAACTGAATGAAGCTTGGACTAATGCTTCTCAAGAACTTTATACAAAAAAAAATAATAGTGAATCAGACAAAAAAGAAAATGATAAAAAAAGTAACAATAAAGGAAATGAAAATGTACAAGATGTAGATTATGAAGAAGTAAAATAA
- a CDS encoding phosphatidylserine decarboxylase family protein has product MIHREGVLFLVYAFIIILLLIFVSFFLFSNLISFFTSIFLIIFYVFLIFFFRNPKKFFHEKNCDKEKEIVISPADGKIVEIKNIFETEFLKKNCICISIFMSPFNVHVNRFPVSGRVIYTKYHPGKYLIAWFKKSSLNNERTTIVIKTNKGKKILFRQIAGFLARRIILYARKNSIAKKGEEFGFIKFGSRIDVFLPLNSVILVKKGEKVSGGETIISIIPL; this is encoded by the coding sequence GTGATTCATAGAGAAGGAGTTTTATTTTTAGTTTATGCTTTTATAATAATATTATTATTAATATTTGTTTCTTTTTTTTTATTTTCTAATCTCATTTCTTTTTTCACTTCTATTTTTTTAATAATTTTTTATGTTTTTCTGATCTTTTTTTTTAGAAATCCAAAAAAGTTTTTTCATGAAAAAAATTGTGATAAAGAAAAAGAAATAGTTATTTCTCCCGCTGATGGAAAAATTGTGGAAATAAAAAATATTTTTGAAACTGAGTTTTTAAAGAAAAATTGTATATGTATTTCTATTTTTATGTCTCCTTTTAATGTGCATGTTAATAGATTTCCTGTTTCTGGAAGGGTGATTTATACCAAATATCATCCAGGAAAATACTTGATAGCATGGTTTAAAAAGTCATCATTGAACAATGAGCGTACAACCATTGTTATAAAAACAAATAAAGGGAAAAAAATATTATTTAGGCAAATAGCTGGATTTTTAGCTAGACGTATTATTCTTTATGCAAGAAAAAATTCTATAGCAAAAAAGGGAGAAGAATTTGGATTTATAAAATTTGGATCTAGAATTGATGTTTTTCTCCCTTTAAATTCTGTAATTTTAGTGAAAAAGGGAGAAAAAGTTTCTGGAGGGGAAACTATAATTTCCATTATCCCGTTATAA